The Desulfobacterales bacterium genome window below encodes:
- a CDS encoding NF038143 family protein — protein sequence MSTVDQKHQIILAHEKNFADYLALRVLEKPKLSVWMILIPIIFVHYFHRIQKFNSGRSAFAENYMILRERAMDEALDVIQTGRTPDIDGLAMLSTLTEAVHRPNLKMLELLVSHYTDLMRSEGDTMESLVRSFYKTRTNYLLFVNQLNQTERALNAVLKPHLTESVERIDEIISAMETNSEKIRRYHAETVFP from the coding sequence ATGAGCACTGTGGATCAAAAGCATCAAATTATTTTAGCGCATGAAAAAAACTTTGCCGACTACCTGGCCCTCAGGGTGTTGGAAAAACCCAAATTGAGCGTCTGGATGATTCTGATTCCCATCATCTTTGTCCATTACTTCCATCGCATTCAAAAATTCAATAGCGGCCGGAGTGCCTTTGCCGAAAACTATATGATCCTTAGAGAGCGGGCTATGGATGAAGCGCTCGACGTAATTCAAACCGGGAGAACCCCGGATATCGACGGCCTGGCAATGCTGTCGACATTAACGGAAGCTGTTCACAGGCCCAATCTTAAGATGCTGGAACTTCTCGTATCACACTACACCGATTTAATGCGATCTGAAGGGGATACGATGGAATCATTGGTCCGATCCTTCTATAAAACCCGCACCAACTACCTGTTGTTCGTCAATCAATTGAACCAGACGGAAAGAGCGCTTAATGCGGTGTTAAAACCTCACCTGACGGAATCCGTGGAAAGGATCGACGAAATTATCAGCGCAATGGAGACCAACAGCGAAAAAATTCGCCGCTATCATGCTGAGACGGTTTTCCCCTGA